In Aliarcobacter faecis, a genomic segment contains:
- a CDS encoding autotransporter-associated beta strand repeat-containing protein, which produces MNSFRIKDLRFRILKGGKIGLAASLMMFGVMFQSTLSANTVTYDGNGNTGIFVGNIYGNYSSLTNATANSQTNLTVGNSTDTTVFTNYYTEGGAGSGGGAGLGGVFFVDKGSTLTLNNTVFKFNTSKGGEGGSLPAQVIEDTTININQLSLGLTGFEQLSITPTLTYSNGKYSFDTIKIATGTTLLNEGSSITFSELDNTSRKISSVDKSSVTLADKISINASDIKTITTNVTTNTGFSVDGKSVTLNYNYTDSSNPTITYVDTALVNQVKDNITYGGQISFRDTNGNISTKTISKVDYNTDGSIKSFELDSDIGSFTVNATTSLDVIPVSKFQTKPYEIAGNTIIVTGATRGFKAGMILYDEKGDSTGAKITAVSEQNGVYTLTVDNTTSKLTSATSITGKSSPFISDTQIKLSAPNPDLVGASSININGTDYGISNYNKETGVITLSNAIDSASKSKVEDDGELLTLKVNTVSLSGNSITLLDKGQNFSTGMLIEGTDLTIEEVSSSNGKITLKLSGSTDSLSSDSKIFVVDTLETGGSMNNLASKGTLGANGKNGIDANYYSSFFNEGEGKEGTRGYAAKDGDGAAGGKGGNGGNGSDGLAVNPQLMTELWGATGDFQEAVNDLAVAFVPEGAPIPMPEIADIPGAIINVTTASIDLATAIANTVFWAKNLNAGLAGMGGEGGAGGKGGAGDEFFGGGAGGTGGNGGEGALDHTDGGNGGEGGAGGDAGFGAGGGAGGAGGIAGSTGGAEDGEAGDGGKAGFGGGSGSDGDGLYGNGGSGFGGAVFVRKGATLNITGNTLFEENSVMAGSSNNGGSAGESAGTALFIMKGSMVNLMPGKGNTIIFNDTIADDSASSYGGASYASGAGADIYIKGNGGLVEFNGENTYSGKTYLQGATLSATLGIGINDNSKIVFNGAGTSSVTSPTVYADNLNLGTVGTLLLSEDLTSKRVGKRAIDVSWEGSGGIASGVEDGIVVNFGQITPSNGQSLVWGSNGFFESGASDKVLTFGSEHSLGSVDFQNGVNIGSNIARVAVYNTNLEDNLGSSSAILSGNWIGNELLVGADNYDGNLILTGTNKLNKLTILDGTTATSGSGKISDSSSKTVVKMYAGKLILSNSETLDSISINQGALFVSNKDLSVDNTITNDGQLVVNTGTFEKDITNNGQFANGGNIIVNADIINDSIIDSTTTLWNQIGTISAYNIKNNGTWQQQDNITLTSRLTNDGIWYSGQQQIMNRVASFVNYEDSVKNTISLVTLTGNGTFNIDNGDLEIEQSGDSKFEGDITGKGVFTKSGDGKLEISNAQTFTGGLNVTGGTFETLAAAVTLPGGTLADDLAIYISEASEFIAGIADTVGSVDNEGLFTMNKNITTEEDFTNNGTLTLDADLTTGTNFVNNGITNLTDDRTITTTGGLSGTGTINVNGADTTLTLDQSGDETYSGKILGAGNFVKTGKGNLTLNGTAGNIDLDEGVVVDEGTLTTTLANVLATDQDITVNTDGTLHIKTGSQSVDTITNSGIVNLDDNLIVRILTNNVYAEFNQDADIRVINAIMNGNWNVVDGTRVLNTETLTGDATVALGSNNLKINQSGISTFDGSIAGSGSVEKTGLGTLKISDAQTFTGGLNVTGGTFETLAAAGTLPGGTLADILAIHVAKDSTFIAGVEDTVGSVLVDSIGTGSNAGLFTMNENITTQGDFINNGTLALNANLTIGTDFVNNGTTTLTADRTITTESGLSGATIGTINVNNTGTTLTLNQSGDTTYSGKILGAGNFVKTGTGTLTLYGALVNIAGVLTIENGKIGLDGHNIFDADLDVIVSKDGELELITGNQSIDSLGGKGLIDLGSNILYVNNGGEFTGTVTGSGTLYIGSGRFNIVDNITSTTGTFDVAQGATTTIADNAELNFPKINVKEGGTLDIIGKASASDGLFVDKNGTLHLGDAANNIDGVVNTSNVSIYGKLNGTGTINGPTTVYSGGTIAPGNSPGTLTLGSLDLQSGSITDMEIVTSGIAGVHFDQITTTGNFTIKEGSNLNISKYTADINARELNMGESIKIFNFTPGAISGNFGNVTSTYADDVILNLASGEVVGLGGVSSTDFENNVAKTKNQKSMLNSLKVENNGGVSQFYGGNLVSRLAGAYGNNSEINRIFRLSSPEAYASLIDQARLSVTDSIVKLPVNFKEAKEGLTVNTNFGSKSTSNSSDWSKYDMDNTSVKLEYLHLTKDTALAVSVGKNDRKIKSDYLTADGSGYDVSIGLAKEVLAPGLSLRGHIGYMKDENDTKRETYTTDSSASVNSDGIIGGLGLGYTKDHNSLTFDFSLDASYYNVNVDSFKESNTNKLDALSVDKQKQNGMAYQAKASISSNVTEKLELKTGINALYMPDADNFNVKAKVSSEETMFNVENPGMGQTSLGLDAGAKYKIKDNMSISVDAGVNEIGKSNVGYNTNLSFTYKF; this is translated from the coding sequence ATGAATTCATTTAGAATTAAAGATTTAAGATTTAGAATTTTGAAGGGTGGGAAAATAGGACTTGCAGCATCCTTAATGATGTTTGGAGTAATGTTTCAATCAACTTTGAGTGCAAATACAGTGACTTATGATGGTAATGGAAATACTGGTATTTTTGTTGGGAATATTTATGGTAATTACTCTTCTTTAACTAATGCAACAGCTAATTCACAAACAAATTTAACAGTAGGTAACTCAACTGATACAACAGTATTTACAAATTACTATACAGAAGGAGGAGCTGGTTCAGGTGGAGGAGCTGGACTAGGAGGAGTATTCTTTGTAGATAAGGGTTCAACATTGACTTTAAATAATACTGTATTTAAATTTAATACTTCAAAAGGTGGAGAGGGAGGATCTTTACCTGCCCAAGTTATAGAAGATACAACTATAAATATAAATCAACTTAGTTTGGGATTAACTGGATTTGAACAATTATCAATTACTCCAACTTTAACTTATAGCAATGGTAAGTACTCTTTTGATACTATAAAAATAGCTACAGGAACAACATTACTAAATGAAGGTTCAAGTATTACATTTTCTGAATTAGATAATACTAGTAGAAAGATATCTTCAGTTGATAAATCATCTGTAACTTTAGCTGATAAAATAAGCATAAATGCTTCAGATATTAAAACAATAACTACTAATGTAACTACAAATACAGGTTTCTCAGTAGATGGGAAGAGTGTAACTTTGAATTATAATTATACAGATTCTTCAAATCCAACTATTACATATGTTGATACAGCTTTAGTAAATCAAGTTAAAGATAATATCACTTATGGTGGACAAATTTCATTTAGAGATACTAATGGAAATATCTCTACAAAAACAATATCAAAAGTTGATTATAATACTGATGGAAGTATAAAATCATTTGAATTAGATAGTGATATTGGTAGTTTTACAGTTAATGCTACTACATCACTAGATGTTATTCCAGTTTCAAAATTTCAAACAAAACCTTATGAAATAGCTGGTAATACAATTATAGTTACTGGAGCTACGAGAGGTTTTAAAGCTGGAATGATTCTTTATGATGAAAAAGGAGATTCAACAGGTGCAAAAATTACAGCTGTTTCAGAGCAAAATGGAGTTTATACTCTAACTGTAGATAATACAACTTCTAAATTGACAAGTGCTACATCAATTACAGGGAAAAGTTCTCCTTTTATATCAGATACACAAATTAAACTATCAGCTCCGAATCCTGATTTAGTTGGAGCAAGTTCTATAAATATAAATGGAACAGATTATGGTATTTCTAATTATAATAAGGAAACAGGTGTTATTACCTTGTCTAATGCTATTGATTCTGCATCAAAAAGTAAAGTTGAAGATGATGGTGAGTTATTAACATTAAAAGTTAATACGGTTTCTCTTTCAGGTAACTCTATAACTTTATTAGATAAAGGTCAAAATTTTTCAACTGGTATGCTAATTGAAGGTACGGATTTAACTATTGAAGAGGTTTCATCATCAAATGGAAAAATTACTCTAAAACTTTCTGGCTCTACAGATTCATTATCAAGTGACTCAAAAATTTTTGTTGTTGATACATTAGAAACAGGTGGTTCTATGAATAATTTGGCTTCAAAAGGAACATTAGGAGCTAATGGGAAAAATGGAATAGATGCAAATTATTATTCTTCATTTTTTAATGAAGGGGAAGGAAAAGAGGGAACAAGAGGATATGCTGCTAAAGATGGTGATGGAGCAGCTGGAGGAAAAGGAGGGAATGGAGGAAACGGCTCTGATGGATTAGCTGTAAATCCACAACTTATGACTGAACTTTGGGGAGCAACGGGAGACTTTCAGGAAGCTGTTAATGATTTAGCAGTGGCTTTTGTTCCTGAAGGAGCACCTATTCCTATGCCAGAAATTGCAGATATCCCTGGTGCTATAATTAATGTTACTACAGCAAGTATTGATTTAGCAACAGCAATAGCAAATACAGTATTTTGGGCAAAAAATCTGAATGCTGGTCTTGCAGGAATGGGAGGAGAAGGAGGAGCTGGTGGAAAAGGAGGAGCTGGTGATGAATTCTTTGGTGGAGGAGCTGGTGGAACTGGTGGAAATGGTGGAGAAGGTGCTTTAGACCATACTGATGGAGGAAATGGTGGAGAAGGAGGAGCTGGTGGTGATGCTGGATTTGGAGCTGGAGGAGGAGCTGGAGGAGCTGGTGGAATAGCTGGTTCAACAGGTGGAGCTGAAGATGGTGAAGCCGGAGATGGTGGAAAGGCTGGATTTGGTGGAGGATCTGGTAGTGATGGAGATGGACTATATGGAAATGGTGGTTCTGGATTTGGTGGAGCTGTTTTTGTTAGAAAAGGTGCTACATTAAATATTACTGGTAATACTTTATTTGAAGAAAATAGTGTTATGGCAGGGTCAAGTAATAATGGTGGTTCAGCAGGAGAAAGTGCTGGAACAGCACTTTTTATTATGAAAGGATCTATGGTTAATTTAATGCCAGGAAAAGGGAATACTATTATTTTCAATGACACGATAGCTGATGATAGTGCATCAAGTTATGGTGGTGCATCTTATGCTTCTGGAGCTGGAGCTGATATATATATTAAAGGTAATGGTGGATTAGTAGAATTTAATGGGGAAAATACATATTCAGGGAAAACATATTTACAGGGTGCTACATTAAGTGCTACATTAGGTATAGGGATAAATGATAATTCTAAAATTGTTTTTAATGGAGCAGGTACATCATCTGTAACAAGTCCAACTGTATATGCAGATAATTTAAATTTAGGAACAGTTGGAACTTTATTACTTTCTGAAGATTTAACAAGTAAAAGAGTAGGAAAAAGAGCTATAGATGTTTCATGGGAAGGTTCAGGAGGTATTGCTTCTGGAGTTGAAGATGGTATAGTAGTTAATTTTGGTCAAATAACTCCATCTAATGGACAATCATTGGTATGGGGAAGTAATGGTTTCTTTGAATCAGGAGCTTCTGATAAAGTTTTAACTTTTGGATCTGAACACTCTTTAGGTTCTGTTGATTTTCAAAATGGTGTAAATATTGGTTCAAATATTGCAAGAGTTGCTGTTTATAATACAAACTTAGAAGATAATCTTGGTTCAAGTAGTGCTATTTTATCTGGTAATTGGATTGGAAATGAGCTACTTGTAGGAGCTGATAATTATGATGGTAATTTGATATTAACAGGAACTAATAAATTAAATAAGTTAACTATTTTAGATGGAACTACAGCTACATCAGGAAGTGGAAAAATTAGTGATAGTAGTTCAAAAACTGTTGTTAAAATGTATGCTGGAAAATTAATTTTATCAAATTCTGAAACTTTAGATAGTATCTCAATTAATCAAGGTGCTTTATTTGTTAGTAATAAAGATTTAAGTGTAGATAATACAATAACAAATGATGGGCAACTTGTAGTAAATACAGGAACTTTTGAAAAAGATATTACAAATAATGGACAATTTGCAAATGGTGGAAATATTATAGTAAATGCAGATATTATAAATGATAGTATTATCGATTCAACTACTACATTATGGAATCAAATAGGAACAATTTCTGCTTACAATATAAAAAATAATGGTACTTGGCAACAACAAGATAATATAACTTTAACTTCTAGATTAACAAATGATGGAATTTGGTATTCTGGTCAACAACAAATTATGAATAGAGTAGCTAGTTTTGTAAATTATGAAGATTCTGTGAAAAATACAATCTCTTTGGTAACACTAACTGGAAATGGAACATTTAATATTGATAATGGTGATTTAGAAATCGAACAAAGTGGAGACTCAAAATTTGAAGGGGATATTACTGGTAAAGGTGTATTTACAAAATCAGGAGATGGTAAATTAGAAATATCAAATGCACAAACATTCACAGGTGGATTAAATGTAACAGGTGGAACATTTGAGACATTAGCCGCTGCTGTAACATTACCTGGTGGAACATTAGCAGATGATTTAGCAATATATATATCTGAAGCTTCAGAATTTATAGCAGGAATAGCAGATACAGTTGGTTCTGTGGATAATGAAGGTCTGTTTACTATGAATAAAAATATAACAACTGAAGAAGATTTTACAAATAATGGAACATTGACTTTAGATGCAGATTTAACAACTGGTACTAATTTTGTAAATAATGGAATAACAAATCTAACAGATGATAGAACAATAACAACAACTGGTGGATTATCTGGAACAGGTACTATTAATGTAAATGGTGCAGACACAACTTTAACATTAGATCAATCAGGAGATGAAACATATAGTGGTAAAATTTTAGGAGCAGGGAATTTTGTTAAAACAGGAAAAGGTAATTTAACATTAAACGGAACAGCTGGAAATATTGATTTAGATGAAGGAGTAGTTGTAGATGAGGGAACATTAACAACAACTTTAGCAAATGTACTTGCTACAGATCAAGATATTACAGTAAATACAGATGGAACATTACATATTAAAACAGGTTCTCAAAGTGTAGATACTATTACAAATAGTGGAATTGTAAACTTAGATGATAATCTTATAGTTAGAATATTAACAAATAATGTATATGCAGAGTTTAATCAAGATGCAGATATAAGAGTAATAAATGCAATTATGAATGGAAATTGGAATGTTGTAGATGGTACAAGAGTATTAAATACAGAAACTTTAACAGGTGATGCAACTGTAGCATTAGGTTCAAATAACCTAAAAATCAATCAAAGTGGAATATCAACATTTGATGGAAGTATTGCAGGTTCAGGTTCAGTAGAGAAAACAGGATTAGGTACATTAAAAATATCAGATGCTCAAACATTCACAGGTGGATTAAATGTAACAGGTGGAACATTTGAGACATTAGCCGCTGCTGGAACATTACCTGGTGGAACATTAGCAGATATATTAGCAATACATGTAGCTAAAGATTCAACATTTATAGCAGGAGTAGAAGATACAGTAGGTTCAGTGTTGGTTGATTCTATAGGAACAGGAAGTAATGCAGGTCTGTTTACAATGAATGAAAATATAACAACACAAGGTGATTTTATAAATAATGGAACATTGGCTTTAAATGCAAATTTAACGATAGGGACTGATTTTGTAAATAATGGAACAACAACTTTAACAGCAGATAGAACAATAACAACAGAAAGTGGATTATCTGGTGCAACAATAGGTACTATTAATGTAAATAATACAGGTACGACTTTAACGTTGAATCAATCAGGAGATACAACATATAGTGGTAAGATTTTAGGAGCAGGGAATTTTGTTAAAACAGGCACAGGTACTTTAACTTTATATGGAGCATTAGTTAATATTGCTGGTGTATTAACTATTGAAAATGGTAAAATAGGACTAGATGGTCATAATATATTTGATGCTGATTTAGATGTAATTGTATCTAAAGATGGTGAATTGGAACTTATTACTGGAAATCAATCGATTGATAGTTTAGGTGGAAAAGGTTTAATTGATTTAGGTTCAAATATTCTTTATGTAAATAATGGTGGAGAATTTACAGGAACTGTAACAGGAAGTGGAACATTATATATTGGAAGTGGTAGATTTAATATTGTTGACAATATTACTTCAACAACAGGAACTTTTGATGTTGCACAAGGAGCTACAACAACTATTGCTGATAATGCTGAGCTTAATTTCCCTAAAATTAATGTAAAAGAAGGTGGAACTCTAGATATTATTGGTAAAGCTTCTGCTTCTGATGGTTTATTTGTTGATAAAAATGGAACACTTCATTTAGGAGATGCAGCTAATAATATTGATGGTGTAGTTAATACTTCAAATGTTTCAATTTATGGAAAGTTAAATGGAACAGGAACTATAAATGGTCCAACTACTGTTTATAGTGGAGGAACAATTGCTCCTGGGAATTCTCCTGGTACTTTAACACTTGGTTCATTAGATTTACAATCTGGTTCAATTACTGATATGGAAATAGTTACATCAGGAATCGCAGGTGTTCATTTTGACCAAATTACTACAACAGGAAATTTTACAATTAAAGAAGGAAGTAATCTTAATATATCAAAATATACAGCAGATATTAATGCAAGAGAACTTAATATGGGAGAAAGTATCAAAATATTTAATTTCACACCAGGAGCTATCAGTGGTAATTTTGGAAATGTAACTTCTACTTATGCTGATGATGTTATTTTAAATCTTGCAAGTGGTGAAGTTGTAGGTTTAGGTGGTGTTTCATCTACTGATTTTGAAAATAATGTTGCTAAAACAAAAAATCAAAAATCAATGCTTAATAGTTTAAAAGTTGAAAATAATGGGGGAGTATCTCAATTTTATGGAGGTAATTTAGTATCAAGATTAGCAGGTGCATATGGAAATAATTCTGAAATTAATAGAATTTTTAGATTATCATCACCAGAAGCTTATGCTAGTTTAATTGATCAAGCTAGATTATCAGTAACTGATAGTATCGTAAAACTTCCAGTTAATTTTAAAGAAGCAAAAGAAGGATTAACTGTAAATACAAATTTTGGTTCTAAATCAACAAGTAATAGTAGTGATTGGTCTAAATATGATATGGATAATACTTCAGTTAAATTGGAATATCTACATTTAACAAAAGATACTGCTTTAGCTGTTTCTGTAGGTAAAAATGATAGAAAAATTAAAAGTGATTATCTAACAGCAGATGGAAGTGGATATGATGTTAGTATAGGTTTAGCTAAAGAAGTTTTAGCACCAGGATTGAGCTTAAGAGGTCATATTGGATATATGAAAGATGAAAATGATACTAAAAGAGAAACTTATACAACAGATTCAAGTGCAAGTGTAAACTCTGATGGAATAATTGGTGGATTAGGATTAGGCTATACAAAAGATCACAATTCATTAACTTTTGATTTTTCACTTGATGCTTCATATTATAATGTAAATGTAGATTCATTTAAAGAGAGTAATACTAATAAACTTGATGCTTTATCTGTTGATAAACAAAAACAAAATGGAATGGCATATCAAGCAAAAGCATCAATTTCTTCAAATGTTACTGAGAAATTAGAATTAAAAACAGGTATAAACGCACTATATATGCCAGATGCGGATAATTTTAATGTAAAAGCAAAAGTATCATCAGAAGAAACAATGTTTAATGTTGAAAATCCAGGAATGGGACAAACTTCTTTAGGATTAGATGCAGGAGCAAAATATAAAATTAAAGACAATATGAGTATATCAGTTGATGCAGGTGTTAATGAAATAGGTAAATCTAATGTAGGATATAATACAAACTTATCATTTACATACAAATTTTAA
- a CDS encoding peptidylprolyl isomerase: protein MKKIALSLIIPAMLTLNAATLLQNELSSFVSQKYKVDYDTQTQENKDKLKKEYEDTIRLVALISNDVKNDTDYKAAYKAAKNLIAVNVWSQKYMQNLKISDEVLKELYNKEKPKTVPTYNLYNIFITDKEKAENLFDTIEKLPKTERLNEFKKQVKINSQDFISNKKDGNIGWIEIQKLDKNIQEKIKDKNTNDILIAPLENIGWQILLIADYKPAKEVSFKESKEFLTKLAKQQELRKKVDSLLK, encoded by the coding sequence ATGAAAAAAATAGCACTTTCTTTAATAATCCCAGCGATGCTGACATTAAATGCAGCAACTCTATTACAAAATGAATTGAGTTCTTTTGTATCTCAAAAATATAAAGTAGATTACGACACTCAAACTCAAGAAAATAAAGATAAATTAAAAAAAGAGTATGAAGATACAATTAGATTAGTGGCTTTAATTTCTAATGATGTAAAAAATGATACAGATTATAAAGCAGCTTATAAAGCAGCAAAAAATTTAATAGCTGTAAATGTATGGTCTCAAAAATATATGCAAAATTTAAAAATAAGTGATGAAGTATTAAAAGAGTTATATAATAAAGAAAAACCTAAAACAGTTCCAACTTATAATCTTTATAATATTTTTATAACAGATAAAGAAAAAGCTGAAAATTTATTTGATACTATAGAAAAACTTCCTAAAACTGAAAGATTAAATGAATTTAAAAAACAAGTAAAAATTAATTCTCAAGATTTTATTTCTAATAAAAAAGATGGAAATATAGGTTGGATAGAAATACAAAAATTAGATAAAAATATTCAAGAAAAAATAAAAGATAAAAATACAAATGATATATTAATAGCTCCTTTAGAAAATATTGGATGGCAAATATTATTAATAGCTGATTATAAACCTGCAAAAGAAGTGAGTTTTAAAGAATCTAAAGAGTTTTTAACTAAATTGGCAAAACAACAAGAATTAAGAAAAAAGGTTGATAGTTTATTAAAATAG
- a CDS encoding sensor histidine kinase: MMIKVIFFLLFLSSNLFPNSLDVSNLNGVNVTNNIYFINDKNNIYSYKDIDSKADLETLKIMHIGAAKGPFWTKLTLVNNSDKIENITLYNPLSGMNKIDVYILKNNYLLNTFYLGDLRGQDKRESLSSYSNVNLTLNPKDEITIISKIENFYVYNIGWNILKTSEYFKMDSSKTYFAGLLGGIILLFCIYNIINFILYKNKSYLIICGIAFSLGAYQYGFHGIIYFLDININLELITAITWNAPSFGGIFLLLFVYYFFEQKSKYKKASYATIFFIICYIVLIIFTIYAQFFNEDYFEYTQFITVVILVSTLYLFLFGLYALLKKEIGSVYYFIREGTLFLIIFLHTLGLFNFIPYENILKFSIPFAYMIDLLLLVIALYLKNKKEQEILKKSQLMLMEQSRFNSIGQAIGHISHQWKTPLTSVGTSLTLLEVIYNHDSKKLISTFEKHLPLMTKSINLMKKSIDEFSNFYQTKLEKEDFLLLETISNIIEILSSKIILRKVNIEYKIEENLKVHSYEHIISNIFLVLINNSLDAFKAENNNCIKICVKNINQKLVITYEDNAGGITIKPIEAVFDYFVSSKQDSKSSGIGLAVVKLLINEKLNGTISVKNTDKGALFKIII; encoded by the coding sequence TCCAAATAGTCTTGATGTATCGAATTTAAATGGTGTAAATGTTACGAATAATATCTATTTTATAAATGATAAAAATAATATCTATTCATATAAGGATATAGACTCAAAAGCAGATTTAGAAACACTTAAAATTATGCATATTGGAGCTGCAAAAGGACCATTCTGGACAAAATTAACATTGGTTAATAATTCAGATAAAATTGAAAATATAACTTTATATAACCCCTTATCTGGTATGAATAAAATTGATGTTTATATACTTAAAAATAATTATTTATTAAATACTTTTTACTTAGGAGATTTAAGAGGTCAAGATAAAAGAGAAAGTTTGAGTAGTTATTCAAATGTTAATTTAACACTAAATCCAAAAGATGAAATTACTATAATTTCTAAAATAGAAAATTTTTATGTTTATAATATTGGTTGGAATATATTAAAAACTTCTGAATATTTTAAAATGGATAGTAGTAAAACCTATTTTGCTGGGTTATTAGGAGGAATAATTCTTCTATTTTGTATTTATAATATCATAAATTTTATTTTATACAAAAATAAATCTTATCTCATTATTTGTGGAATTGCTTTTTCTTTAGGGGCTTATCAATATGGATTTCATGGGATTATCTATTTTCTTGATATAAATATAAATTTAGAACTTATCACTGCAATAACTTGGAATGCTCCTTCTTTTGGTGGAATATTTTTACTTTTATTTGTTTATTACTTTTTTGAACAAAAAAGTAAGTATAAAAAAGCTTCTTATGCTACTATATTTTTTATTATCTGTTATATTGTGTTAATAATATTTACTATTTATGCTCAATTTTTTAATGAAGATTATTTTGAATATACACAATTTATTACAGTGGTTATATTAGTAAGTACTTTATATCTATTCTTATTTGGTTTATATGCTCTTTTAAAAAAAGAGATAGGTTCAGTCTATTATTTTATAAGAGAAGGAACACTTTTTCTGATAATATTTCTTCATACTTTAGGATTATTTAATTTTATACCTTATGAAAATATTCTAAAATTCTCAATACCATTTGCATATATGATTGATTTATTATTATTAGTTATTGCATTATATTTAAAAAATAAAAAAGAGCAGGAAATTTTAAAAAAATCTCAACTTATGTTGATGGAACAATCAAGATTTAACTCTATTGGACAAGCAATAGGTCATATTTCTCATCAATGGAAAACTCCACTCACTAGTGTAGGTACATCTTTAACTTTACTTGAAGTAATTTACAACCATGATTCAAAAAAGTTGATTTCAACTTTTGAAAAACATTTACCATTAATGACAAAATCAATAAATTTGATGAAAAAGTCAATTGATGAATTTTCTAATTTTTATCAAACAAAATTAGAAAAAGAAGATTTCTTACTACTAGAGACTATTTCAAATATTATAGAAATTTTGAGTTCTAAAATAATTTTGAGAAAAGTAAATATTGAATATAAAATAGAAGAGAATTTAAAAGTACATAGTTATGAACACATTATTTCAAATATTTTTTTAGTTTTAATAAATAATTCTTTAGATGCTTTTAAAGCAGAAAATAATAATTGTATAAAAATTTGTGTAAAAAATATAAATCAAAAATTAGTAATAACTTATGAAGACAATGCAGGTGGAATAACAATCAAACCTATTGAAGCAGTTTTTGATTATTTTGTCTCATCAAAACAAGATAGTAAAAGCTCAGGTATAGGTCTTGCTGTTGTTAAACTTTTGATTAATGAGAAATTAAATGGAACAATTAGTGTTAAAAACACAGATAAAGGTGCCTTGTTTAAGATAATTATTTAA
- a CDS encoding response regulator transcription factor codes for MLVQNKIDMIITDYVMPLMDGEEFSRQIRIDCHKIPISIISSFSEKEKLMKLIDLELTSYLLKPISYKDLMICLEKMLKKHKKYNLYDFEINSEINYNFLTKEIFNDKKNVIGKLSKSEIVIFELLIKNANAIISIETIQSYLSLNEIKSEQAIKNIIYRLRKKIGKDVIQNYNNLGYFFKKQFE; via the coding sequence ATGTTAGTACAAAATAAAATTGATATGATTATTACAGATTATGTCATGCCTTTAATGGATGGTGAAGAATTTTCTAGACAAATAAGAATAGATTGCCATAAAATACCTATATCTATTATAAGCAGTTTTTCAGAAAAAGAAAAATTAATGAAATTAATTGATTTAGAATTGACAAGTTATCTTCTAAAACCAATTAGTTATAAAGATTTAATGATTTGTTTGGAAAAAATGTTAAAAAAACATAAAAAGTATAATCTTTATGATTTCGAAATTAACTCTGAAATTAATTATAATTTTCTAACTAAAGAAATATTTAATGATAAAAAAAATGTAATAGGAAAATTATCTAAAAGTGAAATAGTTATATTTGAGTTATTAATAAAAAATGCAAATGCTATTATTTCAATAGAAACTATTCAATCTTATTTATCTTTAAATGAGATAAAAAGTGAACAAGCAATTAAAAATATAATATATAGATTAAGAAAAAAAATAGGAAAAGATGTGATACAAAATTATAATAATTTGGGATATTTCTTTAAAAAACAATTTGAATGA